The window ATCCGTCGATGGAAACCTAGCTGCTACATGCAAAAACTTGATATGCAAGGCGTAAGAGAATATGTAACAGgcgaaaagaaagagagagacgaaCTGAATTACATAAATGTAAGGTGAAATCATGTACCAGCTTGTTTGATTCCCAGTAAAAGACTTTATcgggaaagagtgccgcggggTTTGGTtggagacgagagagagagaaagagagagagagagagagtttttctttttgaaaaggcTCACTGGAAACTAGCATGGGCTGGGGCGGGCTTCCCTGGTTTTTGGGCCTccttaaaaaaaaccaaaaaaaatgaattagttaaagttttatttttgggcttataGACCAACGACTGATCTtgataataagataagataagataagataattataaataaaataaaataaatattattaaaatattatttttaaaattattaatccAAACCAATCCTAATTTTACTTTGAAAGTCCAAGTAAGCATAACAATGCACTCCCCATAAAGAAAAGTTGTagctataaaagaaaatttataatttaactaatgtattttataaagtatattcatgtaagaaatattttttaaaattttttcttgattaaaaaactttcttataaaataaaataacgtacaacttttattttacgAAACATTTATAATAgagtaataataaatataagtttcaaatagataaatttcatgcattctctttataaaaaaaaatagatcgcattaaaatataataagttttttatactttttttaaatagggTTTACTTTGTTACAAAAGGATTTTAAGACACTTgtctattttaaatttgtacaaatcattcatatttcttataattgaaAACATTAACATACTAATTATTTCATGTGCATGTGACCCCAATCAGATGATATGCAAAATTGATTATTAGTTCttgatctccttttttttttttcacaaacatATACGCTTTTTACACTGTGAATATCATAAAatctaatttgtaaaaaaaaaaaaattcaacttttttttttataaatttaatattattagataatgtGAATGATATAAGTAACTTTTGGACACtaatttgcaaataaaatatctctTAAAATTGGTTTGGTGGGCGATCATGATGAGTGGTATATGATTTTGTACCAAAACATAAGTGTCGGTcgtataaaaacaaaatgcccACGTGTCATACTTACGTGTGTATATGATCTTCATCTAATGCAGTGCGGGTCCCAAATAAAATGTCTAGGCTTGTCTGaattgagacacaaaatttttattttattttattattataaatttatgaaatttttatataaaatataataaataatttaatttttttaaattttaaaataataataatattaaaaaataaaattttaaacttttatctaaaattaaaattctcatctcactatctaaatctacattttaattaaatttagatAGAGAAacaatttcaactcatttaatcttatcttattttattattataattttcttaaatttttatataaaatataataaataatttaaaattttaaaattttaaaataataataataatattttattcaacttttaactttcatctcaactcatctaatttcaacttattttcttAACccaatcttaaaatataataggtGGGCCACCATGATAGTGTTGTATGATTTTGTACCGAAACATAAGTGTCGGccctataaaaacaaacaaaatgccCATCTGTCATACATACGTATGTATATGATCTTCATCTAATGCAGTGTGGGTCCCAAACTCGTGTAGTGTAATCCTCAGGCAGCACCGTTTTGCCTGTCCCACTGTTTCAGTTTGCTGTCCCTCCTCATGTGGCTTAGCGTAACTTCGTTGTGCTCAGACTCTCCCGTATTCAACCACGTGTCATCTAGACCCATTTTGGCGTCGCCGCGTGTATAGAAGAAGTGACACGTGGACCCATGTTAAACCTCTACGTACTCAAGCTGGTGGTCACGGATCCTCATACCAAAATCCATGTTGATCCTTATCTTCATAAAGTGGGACTGTTTTCTGCCACGTGGACCAATGATAGTGCAGTTTTCTAGGGAGGGTTCTCAGCCACCAATCTCTGCTTACTCCTCAGCCACAAACACATCAAGTTTCTCTTTCCTTGTAATTGGAATATAAATTTGGCCTCAAAAGCCACAGCCGCCTCTGTTTTTAGTTTCTAGCTGGTACACGCCAAAGCTCATTCACCAAGTATAATCATATCTTGTGTCACTCATTTCCACCAGTTTTCTTTCATCTGGGTTGATTCTTTCTCTGAATCAGGAACTggatctttctcattttctcaaATAAGCTTCCCAAGGTGAGTTTTTTCCTTCGAATATTTCATCTGGGTTGCTAATCTATGTTCAAGTGCATGATAAAGTAATGAATCTTGTACCGTGATATTGTTTTGAGCAGAATTTCGATTCTTTCAGAGTCTTTGATTCTGTAGACCTGGAgacttttttccttctttgttttttcctaAATCATTCTTCTTAACTTATCTGGTGATACATTGCTTCTTGtgctatatttttctttttcagttacATGAaaagtgtaatatatatatatatttttttttcccgagaAAAAGTAGGGAAAGGAAAGAAACTAAGCTTCCAAAGTACTTTAGAATTATCATCTGAGAACAGATTATTTTTCAACCTTTACTCAACTGAGCAGCGTACAGATGCCTGGTTAAGTGAAGGCCGGctattttttgttcctttttataaaaataaagaaaccgAATATTACGAGTTTTTTTACTGAGAAGACACTTTGTATAGCGGTTCTTGTTGTACCATGATTCTATAAGTACTAGGTTTAAACTGGGTAATCTTTTACTCATTTTCTGGGGTTCTCCCTTTTAGTAGAGTTGAAAAGGTGTTAATTGATTTTACATCGTTTACCGGTTGAAGAAAACAGAAAGGAAGCAAAGTATAGAGAATTTCATATATCTCTGTGTGTGTGGGTCTAATCCCTTAAGGCTAGATCTGCTTGATCACCACTAATACATTATCTCTTAAGTGACGCTTTTGTTCAGTTACTTATTAAAAACATGCTCTTTTCTACAatgataatttgatttgtaattgaTGGAGTGCATGATATATGGTTCTTATGctcctttcctcttcttttttaatctcaGATCAATCTTATGGATTGGTATTTTGGGAGTGGGATCAATGAGCTTGTTGTCCCCAAATACCAAGAATTATCAGATAGGCTTCCATCACCAGACAGCTGGTCAAAATGGGGAATAAGTGCATTCAGGTCACCTAACAAATGCTTTGTCATGGATTCAAACTTGAAGGAACAAGAACTCGATTTGGATGCTAACAGTTTATGCAACCAAGCTGAGTTGGATGATCTCCATGATAAAGATCAGTCCAGTGGTTCAAGCATATGTGAGGGATTGTCGGAGAAGTATTTTCAAAGGAGATCACTTTCAGATGATCGGCCCGACTTCAAGCTTGAGGACTTAGCAGGATACGAACAGATGAATGACATTTTCTTGTACAAGCGTAACTTCTGGGATTTACTTGAGTTACTGCATGTAGGAATTTTGTTAACAGCTTTGACTtgacatattaatatatggCATTGTGGGAAGCCCAATGGAAATTAGATTTCTCCATGTTTATTTCTCCATGTACTGCACGTACCCTTCCTCAAGATTTGGGCCATTTCAAACCATGGCAGCACTAGAATGATGGTTAAGATCTGCAAAGCATGACTTGATCAATTACCATCAGTTTTAGGGCTTTCCATTCTCTTTAGTTGTcgcattttaaaaaatatatttacatattatgtGCCATTTGCAACACAATTGAGCCATTTTCAATGTCCGTCCATTGTCCAAATTCATGCATGTTTGGTGTATGTGAGTGATgtattcatcttctttttttgacTTCATCTCTTCTGGTTTCCATTTAATGCAGGAGTTCCTTACTTGAAGATCTGCCGGAGACGGAAACTTTAGATGAGCCATTTTACTTTTCTCCTGTATCCCAATGTGGTGTGATGTCTGGGGACAATCTAGATTCAGAAAGTGTGCGGACCGATGATAATGATACTGTGGGAAGGTCAATGCATCTCAAAAGAAATGCCTTTTCTTCATTAATGGGGTGGGATAATCGAGAAACAACTGCTGTGCATATTCCATGCTACTCAGATCAAATAGACTGTCCACCTGTAAAGGTTAGATTTTTCCTTCTGCTGGGTGAAGCGCTAATTTATCAATTGACATTGGTGTTTGTAACAAAATCTGGACCAAcatgcatggtttatgtttttggaACTATCAAGTGGTCTGGTTCCAGGCATGGACTGTTGGTCTGCAGACAAGCCTGATTAGCGAAGAATGTATGTTCCTTCATCTCTTGAAGAAAATGCATATTGAATGTACTTCACAGATGGTATTAGCCTTGCAATACTAAGTTTTTCTTCTGGTATTGCTGAGGTATGTTGATGCTTGGACAGCTGAAAGTTCAAGTTTTCTGCCTATTAGCTTGACTTTATTGTTTCCTTCAACATTAGTAGCACGTAAACTCTCTTTATTCTGTTTCAGACGCAAAACCCATAAATTTGGATGGTGTAAAGTATTTCCTGTACTTGTTTATGCACGAATAACGAGTTTGTTCTTATTACTTGTGtgtattctgttttttttttttttttttccttttttttcccttctaagTATTATATTAGCACCTTGCTCTTTATTTCAACATCTTGATCTACAGGGTTATTCGCTTCAAAATGAATCTTATACATTCCAACATTCAGTGATTTTGTTATATCGTTTTCTGGTTTGAAAACTTTAACACTTTGCTGCAAAATTGATCGGGAGGTTAAAGTGGGTATTCAAATTGTGGTtacttttttgttcattttcaaaTACCTCTAGCCAATCATAATTGTCCATGTTCAATACCTTTGCTTAAGATTTTTGTGAAGAAAACTTTTAGCCAATTATTCGTTAgaaattcaactcaacttgtCAATCCAACTACTTTGGATTGCGCAAGTTAATTTAGAGCTTGGGGATAATTCAAATGTGGAGCAAAACTTGGAGGTTTTGTTCACCTCTGTAATGCTTTTCAGAGCATTTTCTGATTCCATTGGCTTTCAAGCACATGTGCATTATGATAGTTTTGGTGGTGAGGCGTGTTTTCTCTCAATATTTTTACACATTGCCCTGTCAAGTAACTGGTATCCATGTTGGATGCACCTCCAAAGGCTGAGATTGATGATGCTTTCTAGTATAAAGTTTACTCAAAGATCCATAATCTCATAGCAACGAAATCGAGGACTGAGTACTCTTTGCCTCTTGGTCAGGTTATTCTTTGGGTTGAACTCTGTTGTGAGCGTCAGACTTTTATAATAGCTACTATAATCCTTAGATTTCTACTCGAACTTGAAAAATGAGTATACCAGGTTTTGTGTAAGCAGGATGATGTAGTAGATTCATTTTGTAGAGCATGCAGGATTAACCTTGCAATGCCTAGGTGCTAACTGAGAATTTCTACAGGAAATCACATTCTAGAAACAGTGTCTTTTGAGTGAACTTTGCATGccacatgttttattttagtctAGGGTGCAAAGAATGGaattgcagagagagagagaatatgttCTCTCCActattatttgttctgcatttacTGCAAATGTTGTCTTTTTTTCAATACTTGTTTGAAGACACGCAAGATTAGTCAatcatcttaattttctttcaaggGGCCGTTTGGAGAAGACATGGTCTCTTGTGAGCAGCACAGCATGAAGGGAAATTTTGGTGAGGAAACATCTCCTGAAGAATCTGTATTGCAGGAGCTTGAGATGGTGATGGTACAGGTGAAAACTAATAACTCAAGCTTTTTATCTATATAACTAGGGGAAACTCCATTATTGCTCATCAAAGTTCTCTCTTTCACTTTTAAGTAGTTGACGGAGAAGACCCGGATCTGCTTTCGAGATGCCTTGTTTCGCCTTGCAAAGAACTCGAAACAGCACGGCATGGCAACGGAGAGGGAAGATGGATACATTGCCATGGAAAAGCCCCCTCCATGGACACCCCATGATATGACAATGAGGTACGGTATAATTTCGCTGCCTTTTTGTTGTATATCAATAGTATACTCCCTATGTATTTGGACTGTGCCTacttttctatcaataaaactttatttttacctataaaaaaaattatgttgacTGTGTTCCAGAATCCCCATGTAAGTTATTCACTGTCAATGATTTTACAACGGTGGAATTACAAGTCAGAGGCATCATCTATGGCAATAGGACAAATCTCGtttctttaatatattttaaaaagttcgGGAAGTTCAGTGATAGCCAACTGTTCCTTTGATTCCTGAAGAAATAATCTTATTCCAGCAATAAGACAAATC is drawn from Juglans regia cultivar Chandler chromosome 5, Walnut 2.0, whole genome shotgun sequence and contains these coding sequences:
- the LOC108989290 gene encoding protein LNK3-like isoform X2, whose amino-acid sequence is MTFSCTSVTSGIYLSYCMSSLLEDLPETETLDEPFYFSPVSQCGVMSGDNLDSESVRTDDNDTVGRSMHLKRNAFSSLMGWDNRETTAVHIPCYSDQIDCPPVKGPFGEDMVSCEQHSMKGNFGEETSPEESVLQELEMVMVQLTEKTRICFRDALFRLAKNSKQHGMATEREDGYIAMEKPPPWTPHDMTMRTGGKKAMESETNAIDRAIANLMFNELNFSTREHSSAASVNSNGGVVGDNAPPVNSKQNVARSTRPTNYSLNQPKVRHVPLQSISPDDAEVPTLAQTDLLQATNLHTDFSRNTTEYTEKI
- the LOC108989290 gene encoding protein LNK3-like isoform X1, encoding MDWYFGSGINELVVPKYQELSDRLPSPDSWSKWGISAFRSPNKCFVMDSNLKEQELDLDANSLCNQAELDDLHDKDQSSGSSICEGLSEKYFQRRSLSDDRPDFKLEDLAGYEQMNDIFLSSLLEDLPETETLDEPFYFSPVSQCGVMSGDNLDSESVRTDDNDTVGRSMHLKRNAFSSLMGWDNRETTAVHIPCYSDQIDCPPVKGPFGEDMVSCEQHSMKGNFGEETSPEESVLQELEMVMVQLTEKTRICFRDALFRLAKNSKQHGMATEREDGYIAMEKPPPWTPHDMTMRTGGKKAMESETNAIDRAIANLMFNELNFSTREHSSAASVNSNGGVVGDNAPPVNSKQNVARSTRPTNYSLNQPKVRHVPLQSISPDDAEVPTLAQTDLLQATNLHTDFSRNTTEYTEKI